Proteins found in one Lepeophtheirus salmonis chromosome 9, UVic_Lsal_1.4, whole genome shotgun sequence genomic segment:
- the LOC121123983 gene encoding brain-enriched guanylate kinase-associated protein, which yields MVEPSPSDLRREIRDLQDRLSLRERHLEALESSFETSEDQILEWRTKYEILFEAHRKLQRTNSNLEDKLLRIVDKFESDKSQMTRDLASQTQKLVEAKLNLHQLRDQNADLSADLHLSITLLQNRPSSYVAQKVDNLPSEVRARLKRNRNGGGSYTEGKRITVSVDHREDDTVSAAILAKVLEERDKERRKSAKFCIDVGTQTHGWCFPDNKIYSNKSPLSCEKDTNNNNPSSDDIRVLRSSLSLEGECIEDRPRRILDLTPRQSSSSHILLAASVIQRPPSSSTKSPSYSSTSENSSVAPDEEFIESKLNSIRFGTYSVTETDL from the coding sequence ATGGTTGAGCCATCTCCGTCGGATCTCCGACGCGAGATTCGTGATCTACAAGATCGACTTTCCCTACGTGAACGTCATTTGGAAGCATTGGAATCTTCCTTTGAAACCTCTGAAGATCAAATCCTGGAATGGCGAACCAAGTACGAAATCCTCTTTGAGGCTCATCGTAAACTTCAAAGGACCAATTCCAATCTCGAGGATAAACTCCTACGCATTGTGGATAAGTTTGAGTCGGATAAATCTCAAATGACAAGGGACCTTGCCTCACAAACTCAAAAGTTAGTTGAggctaaattaaatttacaccaGCTCCGTGATCAAAATGCAGATCTGAGTGCGGATCTTCATTTGAGTATTACGCTTCTTCAGAATCGTCCAAGTTCCTATGTAGCCCAAAAGGTTGACAATCTTCCATCTGAGGTTCGGGCTCGTTTAAAACGAAATCGTAATGGTGGAGGATCTTATACTGAAGGTAAACGGATCACAGTATCCGTTGATCATCGTGAAGATGATACAGTAAGTGCAGCCATCCTCGCCAAAGTCTTGGAAGAGAGGGATAAAGAAAGGAGAAAGAGTGCCAAGTTTTGTATTGATGTTGGAACGCAGACTCATGGATGGTGCTTTCCAGATAATAAAATCTATTCAAACAAGTCGCCTCTATCTTGTGAGAAAGAcacgaataataataatccgTCGTCAGACGATATTCGTGTCCTGAGAAGCAGTTTATCTTTGGAGGGAGAATGCATTGAGGATCGGCCTCGGAGAATTCTGGATCTTACTCCACGACAATCTTCTTCGTCTCATATTTTACTTGCAGCTTCTGTCATACAAAGGCCCCCATCTTCATCTACAAAGTCGCCAAGTTACTCTTCTACGAGTGAAAATTCGAGTGTAGCTCCGGATGAGGAATTCATAGagtcaaaattaaattccattCGATTTGGAACCTATTCAGTCACTGAAACAGATTTATAA